The Candidatus Cloacimonadota bacterium sequence AATATTTCCGCCATCATACTTTGCGAGTTTTGTGGCTTTCTTTTTTAACGATATATCAACTGCCAACACATAATCAGCATTTCGGATTGCATATCCCACAAATACCGAACGCCACCAACTGGTCCAAATACCATATCTAATTTCTTTCTCTTTTGCCACATCGAATCCACCAAGTGCTACTATTGTTTTTTTCTTCATAAATTTTGAAAGAAAAACAATTACACCTGCATGAATGGAGGCAAACCAAATGAAAGAGACTCTTACCTTTGGTAAATATCTCAACATCCTTATCAATCCTTTTAAACCTGGAGAAATTATCTTGTATAAAGGAAAATATCGGTTTAAAATTTTATAATCTTTATTTATATAGGTTGCATAAAGAGCAGAACAGAAGAGAATTTTCTTTGATTTTGAATTATTAGAAGATTTCATTAAACAACTCCAATCAGGTTTGTTAGGAGAATTGCGTATTATCTTTTAAATACGAAATGTAATTGTGTTCCTCTATCTTTTTTTAGAGAAATTGAGAATCCAGCTTTGAACATAATAGACTCAATGTCACTTTGAGAAGCACCAAAAAGAGGTAAGACTTCAGTGTGCACTTCGCATTGGACCATTCGCAGTGTTTTATTTTCAAGAATTTTCTCCATTCCTTTGAGAACCAATACTTCTGCCCCTTCTACATCAATTTTGACTACATTTGGCATAAGAAGGGTATCGTTTTCAACCAGAGAATCAGCTTTCCGCACTACAACAGATTTACCTTTTGATTTCAATTGATAGTCTGTTCTTTGAACGAAGCTATGTGTCCCTATATTAGGTGTGTCAGAGGGAAATAGGATTGACTTACCATTAAAGTCACTAAGTGCAAATGACATTGGAACTATATTATTAATTTTATTTAATTGTATGTTTCTCTTCAATAAAGACTGATAAGTTTGTTCGGGTTCAAAAGCGTAGACTACCCCTGCGGGAGTGATATTATATCCAGAAGGGATAGAATAAATTCCAATGTTTGCTCCAACATCCCATATAACATCAGACGGAAAAAGCTCGCTGATAAATTTCTCCATTAACTCTCGTTCTCCACCGCAATTGGCTACATATTCATTCATATAAAATGTTGGTGTCCAAAATCTAAAAATCTGCCCGCCGATGCGCATTTCTGTCTGGCTTTTTAATCGTCCTATACAATTATAGACCCAGCGAACAGGTTTATACAGACCTATTTTTTTTAAATGATCTGCGATTAAAATCTTGTAAATGTTTAAAACCATTTTCCTTGACTTTCTGGATTTTCTAATTCGTTATTGTAGATAGAATTTATGTTTTCCATTAAATCCAAAACTTAATTTTTGTCCCATCTCCAAAGAATTTTTACCAATTCACTTTGCGTATACTGAACATTTTGTTGCCATAAAGATCCAGAGATTTGCTAATTCTGTATCTTTGAAAAACATCTTGAAAGATTGACATCGGACGGGTTACCATATAGAATGAATTGTGTTTGAAAGGTCCAATACAAGTTGAAATTATAATCACACCATCCTTTGTAAGATGAGATTTAATGTTCTTCATAGCAAATCGGAATTTTGTCTCATTGGTAATATGCTGGAGCACATCCATTGCAATAATGAGATTGTATTCTCCTTGTATCGGTGTAGTTGAGACATCAATCTGGAGGAACTTAAAATCAGTAAAACGCTTTTGGAGGCCGTCAAATAGAGTATCAACAATATCAATGCCTGTATATTGCGTTCCACCTGCTTCTATAAAAGGTCTGGAATAATATCCTGTACCGCATCCAACATCAAGTAAAGAAACCTCCCGAAGGTCAATTCCTTCACGATTGCATAATTCAAGCATTAATCTACTGCCTTCGTTGAGAATGCG is a genomic window containing:
- a CDS encoding FkbM family methyltransferase, producing MVLNIYKILIADHLKKIGLYKPVRWVYNCIGRLKSQTEMRIGGQIFRFWTPTFYMNEYVANCGGERELMEKFISELFPSDVIWDVGANIGIYSIPSGYNITPAGVVYAFEPEQTYQSLLKRNIQLNKINNIVPMSFALSDFNGKSILFPSDTPNIGTHSFVQRTDYQLKSKGKSVVVRKADSLVENDTLLMPNVVKIDVEGAEVLVLKGMEKILENKTLRMVQCEVHTEVLPLFGASQSDIESIMFKAGFSISLKKDRGTQLHFVFKR
- a CDS encoding class I SAM-dependent methyltransferase — translated: MNKKLIKLFKHPIRVVINRIYVFLKWFRYSKHHDYKAEYFWKNTHKKYGFDLRGVGSCIKSQDENQRILNEGSRLMLELCNREGIDLREVSLLDVGCGTGYYSRPFIEAGGTQYTGIDIVDTLFDGLQKRFTDFKFLQIDVSTTPIQGEYNLIIAMDVLQHITNETKFRFAMKNIKSHLTKDGVIIISTCIGPFKHNSFYMVTRPMSIFQDVFQRYRISKSLDLYGNKMFSIRKVNW